CCTGCAAGACAACTAGCATCCTAATGATCTTTAGATTCTCCTGATCAAAATCAGTCctatgtggatacctatagagactagacacatgtgcggcttcaaGAAACCTCAAAAGACATCCACGATTTTCAGATCGTGATAAAAATCTATCCACataaagataaaattcagatctttAATATAATAGATCTAGATCTTGTATATATAATGATTTCTgagtatgagatatgatctctgtgcatgctaattagattagatctaattagatttaaatagtttagatctgaaatttttttttgttgcataaaatttttaaaatttttatatatatatatactacaaGAAATTCatgtattagtgatggcaaaaaaATCATCACTAATAAAGCTATTCACCGATAGAATATTATACTGACCataaatttttttgttgctaaaagttgataaattattagcgatggcttaattggttattagtgatggaaataccgtcactaataattattagctaTAACCTTAGAGATGGAATACATGCTTTGGTAATcaccaatatattttttttaatttttttaccataaacttattagcaacaaaaaaatttattagcgatggtgttTATTAGCGATGGTTCTAACGATGGTAATTTCGTCATGGCTAATACTAACTATATTTCACTCTCTGCCCAATTTCTTACTtttcactttttctcttttctgccTCTTTCCTCCGCCTCTGGTCCCCCCTACTGCCCCTCTCTTTATCCTGCCTCTGGTCCTTTTCTTTCCCCCACCGTCGAATCctgcctcctcgagcccccgatCGTAGGATCATGCTTCCCTGGGTGCCTGGCCGCCTCCCTGAGCCCTCGATCACCTCCCACCTCTTCGAGACCTTGATCGTCTCTTTGAGCCCCTGACTGCCTCCTCGAGCCCCTAGCCCACCTCCCCCCAGTAGCCTCTGATCCCTCTCTTTCCTCCATCATCGAATCTCACCTCCCCAAGCCCTTAGCCATTGGATCCTGCTTCCCTGAGCCCCCAGCCACTGGATCTCACTTTCTCGAGCCTCCAATCACCTCCTTAAGCCTCCGATTTCATCCCGTCTCCTTGAGCCCCCGATCGTGAGCCCTCGACTGCCTCCCGCCTCCTTGAGCCCTTAGCCATGAGCCTCCGACCTTCTCCTACCTCCTCGAGCCCCCGACCGTCTCCTCAAGCCCCCATCCCGTCTCCCCCCAACTGCCTTCGATCCCTCTCTTTCCCCCACCGTCGGATCCGGCTTCCCCGAGCCACCTTCCCCCTTCTTCCCCCCACCTTCCTCTTTCCTCCCCCTTCCCCTTTTTCTCTTGTCATGCAGCATCATCTCCTATCACGTAGCGCCGCCTCCATAGATTTGGTGAGTATTAGTGATAGCGGCGATGACGACTATATAGCAGTCACCAAATGccattgttttaaattttttaatatttttaaattaatatttataaaatttagttaaattagatttaatatttaaattaaattaataatattattaataatattataaattttaataatattattaataatattattcataatattattaataatattattaaaattaatattattctcgaaAGGTGGAACCACTTTGAGAAGCTCTCTAGCGAGCCTGGGCCAAGATATGGTTCAGGCTTGATTTTTTCTCATCAGGCCTAATCCATCCTgaagctcaaaaaaaatttttggattgagCTCGAGTAGGGGTGGGGGGCTTAGAGAGGCAGTTGGAGGCTCGGAGAGGCTATGATAACTGTCTGTGCATGATgtgcctaaagagtctagagagagatcaaTGGAGGTGATATATTtctattcttgttattgtagttGCAAGATAAGCTTGGATGGTTTGTTATATCGTAGATAACCACTTacagccacctcatggttaaagatGCAGTGGAATTTGCAGTGCCTTATTTTTTTAATGGTAGatttgagccttcttcttttcctctttcccttATTACTTTGTTGGTATCTGATTTAAGtaccatttttaaatttttattttatttttaaaaaaaaattcaatagatTTGGGTTATGCTCAGGCCTCCTATAGTCATGATACTTTAGCTAAAGCATTTAAAAGATGTGATTTCAAATTACTGTAGGTAAACTACTTTCAGATAAGCATGATGAATATAAGTGGAACATACCTTTGGAGGTGGCAAGATTCGGGCATCAACTGTAGCAAGCTAATTTCTAACCATGATTTCAAACTCTTTTGCATACTTATCATGAGAAAACCTATAATATTTAGACTCGAGATGTCTACTTAAAAAGCAGAATCAAGTTAAGAAATAAGAAAGATTCAAATCTCTAGGATATTGTGCTTCCTATCTTGAGGGCGTTCGCATGTAAAGGTCAACATTTTAGTTACTTATCACTCATTCAGCTGAGTTTATTATCACAGCCATCACAGTAGATAAGTCAAGCAGCTAAGCTCATTGTCGCTCGTtcagctttaaatttttatatttagaagcttcacatagttagaTTTGAGTCGGAGAAAAGAGATCTAGGAGTCCAAAGTCAATCTTTCTATTTGATAAATGGGATGGAGGTGTTGATACATCTGTATCATCGAATAAGACGTATAAGAATAATCTATTCAAGAATCaaaggagtatatcgaaatatactccTCCATGCCAGTTTTGACTTGAGGCAGAAGGGATGGGTACAAGGaggttaaaatttaatttaatcatccGATGGATGGGCCAAAGATATTTATAACTCtgtattatcaaataaaatatataaaaataattcattcgagaattaaaataatatattaaaatatatctctccGTATCGGTTTAGGCTTGAGATGATCaattacaataattttttaattttaattaatttagttatagATCATTGGGTTATTGGcacccataattatataattaatccatgaatctatttatttttatttttaaagattatagatcatgtctttcAAAGGCCGGAGTCGTCACAGTCGAGGAGAGAGTTCTCAAGGAGAGAGCTCTCACACAGCCAGCTCGCATGATGCTATCGATTTGAGACTCCTCAAGATGAGGAGGCTGGCTGTCTTGGAGGAGATGGCCATGCAAAGGTTTCAAGATGGACTGTACAACCTTCGACAGTCCACCATAAAGCACTCCAGTTTCTTCTGAGACCCCTGGAATTGGACTACAGCAGGCAGTCATCGTATACTTGTTAACATGGGGCTAAGATCTGATAGTCCTCATCCATCATAGGAGGGTTTGCAAGCATTTGGGTAAGAAGGAGGTAATAGGGAAGATGGGATAGCAAAGTAAGGGAAGGTAAGGGGTCTTATATCATGAAGGATATATTATTTAGAGATGCGGAAAATATGTTGGATGCTAAGAATATGGTGGAAGAATATGGTCTTTGAAGGACCCATGGGGAAGGGAAGGAAAAGACAGAGCAATGGTTCCTACTCAGTCCAAAGAAGAGCTAGCAGAACAATCGACACAAGAGGAGTCTCGAGAGCAAACTATCTCAAGGAGACGACCAAAGGAAGAGGCCCTGCAAAAAAGGCAAGAAGTGCAAAACTGGAGTCTTACACAGATCACTAGATGCGGGCAGACATATGAGAGGCTCTCTATGATCAATGGAGTACTAAGTTCTCTGGTAGGAAGCAGAGGGCACAGCAGAATAAGTCCACTCAGTAGCATCCGATCAAGTACACTGGTAACTCTGTTGGCACATATATTGTAGCTGAAAGATTGATAACAATTCTATATTTAAATTAACTTCATATTGAATTActcatatgtatattttaataaatttaattttattatttatttattgcagATATGGTAGTTAGGTCATGCACCAAAGCAGCTGTAGATATGGGAGGTCacacactagtctaggaggactggtgattacttagatcctcaATCTTAACAGATCGCGGTAACAACTTAAAACATTacttattaagtttttatatataactaatgaatttttaaactgtatagaTGGATTACACGGAGTATCTCATATCACAGCACAGTGAAGACTTGTTCTCTCAGCCCCTCTTTGACCCGAGGGATGACTCAAGGTCATAAAAAgggtgagtaggagccggatCATAGAATTCGGCGACAGCTTTGACCCTCCAGTAGCTCGATACTTCTCTCAGGGCTCGATGACTCAGACATAGGCTAACGCACATGTGGAGGAGGTCATATAGAGACTTTGGAGCTGGCGACCTCAGAGCTTTCGAGACACCGTCTGTGATATGATTATTGAGATTCTCTGAGATCTGCATTTGCACGATCAGCTGGGCTCATTGCCACAGCCATCACAgtaggtaagtctattaataattttttttacttattttaaatttttatatttaaaagctttACATGTTTAGACTTGAGTCTGGAAAGGAGATATAGGatgaaaaatttaatctaactatccaaATGATGGGTCGAAGGTTTCTATAGTTCCGTATCATCAAACAGAATGCATAGGAATAATCTGTTCAAAAATTAGAGTAGTATAGCGAAATATACATctctatatcaatatatatacttgcgtattgaaacttattaataatatttttttttcggaTGCTGGAACATCCaactctcatccaccagctactGAAGAGGACGTACAGGAATAGGATGATAAGAAGGAGgatcttacatgattttttttaatatatatgtagttttgatatttataaaacagtataaatttataaaattatataatttatattttaatataatataattaattttatatttatgattatattaaataattattattttatttataatggatttaaaaaaatattattgcttgttaatgtgattaaaatagattttaaaatatttaattataatttttttaaaaaaaattaaaaactattagcgatggtattagcgacggcatataccatcgctaatagttttttaaatttttattaaaaaattaaaaaaattattagtgatggcagtaGCGACGATAAtggccatcgttaataattttttaatattttaattaaaaaataaaattattaacgataattttttatcactaataccgtcgctaattaccattattagcgatagcaaattttctattactaataatgataattaatgatgaGGTTATTTTCATTGAATTTTTAGCGACAGCCTgtcgtcgctaatagtattagcgatggtaaaatgACTATTAACATGGTAGTTAGCCGTCACTAATggtttattttttttgtagtgaTACGAATCGTCATGAGATGGCATTTCCTACATCCAGAGCATGGAGTCATCCCTCTGCACTGTCCTCGCTGCTATAACAACCCTTCCCTCGCTCTCAAACAAGGAGGTGCCCACCTCAGATGCTACTTATACTATGTTAGAATGTGAGgcttttcaaattaaaaaaaggGCATTTGATAGTATAACCATAGAACAAAATCTTTATTCCATTTGACATACCTAAAGATGGACCATCTATTATGGTGCTGACAACCCTATGGCGGCCCAATCACATCCTTGATAGGAGGTGATGGAGCGATCGCATAGCTTTGCCACCTAGTCATTTACGACCGTACtagaggagtttcagaatctttcTCTTGCAAGATGACAAGCCACTGTCCGCTTGCTGATCCACTTCCTCCTCCACCAAGTGAGATATGTAATTTCAACAAACTTTTGAATATGTGAACCGTTATTCCCTAATAGCTAGAGCACGTCTCCACgaccactactctctggcaaatgatgcatgatcttgaaaacttTAAGTACCCACCTTTATTTGTATAACTCTATTTTTCGGGACCCTTGAGATAAGTGAATACTTACTTCGCGTGCTTGCTCCTAGAGACTGATTCTATATGAACTAGAATTTGACTCCTCAATAGAACTCTGAGTGCTCCTCACTCCACTTCTGGGATCTCCGTTCCTCCATGGCaacctctatttttttattttccattCTCATACATTGATCCTCCATATTCATACCCGATATCACTACTAAGCTCCATCTAAAAGCTTAGACCTCTTATATTTGCTTTCATGAGAGactgacttaggcatcgaagGGGCTACTGCTAGAAAATTCCTTCAGTGTGAGGACTTTGCTGTCTTTAGTGATTTTGTAGGATCCAACTCAAGGGATCGATCGAGGATCCGGTACCAACATCCGACTTGAAAGATCTCAACCAATTGTCTTGTGGCCATCACTCTCTTCCAGCTCCAACTCGCTGCCTAGCCAACTCGACTCACCAGCGGCAACACCATTCATTCCATGGTTGGACTGCCTATCAAACACTGCACAAGCATCCTAAGATTATGGTATTAAGAACTTTATAATGGGCTTGATGTAGGACCGTCGACTGTTTTATGCATACTTGGATGCAGGAATTTCTTCTTGTATCCTATGTGAGTCTTAATGATTGGAGGAGCAAAATTTTAGTATTTGATCACTTGAGCAGTCCAATAGTGATTTATAATGTCAACATGAATTTGGTGAAGTCTCTAGATTTCAAGGAGAACATGGCAATTAACGAGGTACGTAACCACACAAACAACTTATCAACCAATTGGACCTGAGGAAAGCTAAGAGTGAAGGCTGAAAATGAAAGCTGTCATAAACGGGAAAGAGGCAGCATGACAGAGccaaaagtctctctctctcttcgagTCGGAGGGGACAACACAGACATTGTGTGATGACCTTGGACCTCTGATCATTTTGCCCATTAAATAAGTCGCTATAACCCCATGGCAGCAGTGGATGCAACACAGTTTCCTCAAGTTCACACCAAGACAGGAGTTCACATTACTGTAGCATTACCACGACTGTCATGTATACTTCCTCCACAAACCACGATTATGTAAATAAACATCTTtataaatacaatgaaatttccGGGGGAAGCACCCTCTCCCCCtggtttctcaaaaaaaaaaaaaaaaaaacatgaattTGGTGAAGTGTAGCAACTTTAATAAAACCAAGCAGGATATTTTACTTGTTAAGTTTCATCTCCATTTCTTGGGCAGCTCAAGTCCTTTCCATCCCTCCTAATTTCCCCCATTGACAGCTCTTATCAATTCCTACTCATAGATGGCACTCGGAGGGGCCCATGCTTACGGCACAACCTCTGAGTCTAGTGTTGGTTTCTCGCTTGGTAGGGCAACCTATTCTTTATGTTCTAGTTGTTTTGTTCCTTCAACTTACATGGTTCCATGCACCGAAGTTAGCTAGCCGTGTTTGATGGTTACTACTAATCTTAATCAAATCGATCGAACTATAAGATTGAACACTATTGAATCTCTCTAATCGAGCTTGCATGTCTCTTTTTCTCATATTATCAACTGTCCTCTCCTTCGCCTTCATGATTTTACTAGCAAATTTAACATGCAAGCTCCATTCCAAATATATGAATATGTGAATAGCTTCATTATTCATCAATTTGAGAACCTTAAAGGGCCTAATTAACCTAGTATCAACACTTTCTAAACTCATAGCTAAATTCCTTGCCAATACAACTTGGGTATTAGAGTGACGTGCGAGGTATAGCAGGTATTTCTTTCTTTAGATTCATGCAACCGGGTAGCAACACTTTATTGAAGAATTGGAGAAGTCCAATTGGAGAGGGAATAGAGCAAGTTTTGGTCTATGGAACACCACCATCTCTATTGCATGAACCCCTTGGAGAGTGAAGAAAGCAAGTGCTGGTTTATGGAACACCATCATCTCTATTGCATGAACCCCATATGTTCCTAGTGTTTCTTGAGTGGTGTCCTGGAACTGGACAAATAGCTTTGCAATTTAACTACCAGGTCAAATTTGATTACGAGAAGAAATCACATATATAATTCAATTATGAACGTAATGATCTTGTTGTAATTCAAGAAATCACCATATCTATATCTTGAGCAGGACATATCCAACATTAGAACACAGTAATTCAATTGCATGCtcataaaaagaagaaagaaagtgaCAGTAGTTCAAACTACTGTTTGTCCGACTACATTTGTGATCGTCAAAAGGTCCTCAAGGATACAGATACAAAGTACTGTGATTCACAAGGATCACATTTAAGTGAAGATCTACGAGGACTTCTTCCAAAGGAGTATTTGGAGATCAGTCTACAGCCGAAGTATTCATGCCAAAGCCTAGCTATAATCAGCATCAAAACTGTCAAGTCATTCAGACATAATTGGTCTCGTTCTATCACCAAATCAGGACAAGATGATCAACCAAAAATTCTGGTGTCGTTCATAAGATCATATGTATGATGAGATTTTTCTAAAATACACAACATAAAATAGGTTGGACAGCTGCAGTTTCAATTTCACAAAATATACCAGTGTGCTTGCATAAATTTGTTGAAACATATGTGGCCACTTGAACATCTCAAATCCCAAACCAATCCTCTTATAAAATTCAGATGAAGATCAGGTAGGGTTATAAACCATCTAAAAACCTACCTCAATTAATTGCAAGACTGCAGCTGTTCAATACCATAAAACTCCGACATAAGCACCGGAAAATGAAACTCTGCACAATTTTATTATAGTCTGATCCACCAATCCCGGCATGTTATTCATCTCTGAAAATTGTCTCCATTTCTAAACCTAGCACTATGTCAGATTCCATATTTTTCTCTCCACAAGCAAGCAACATGTGAAGTGGGTGGCAAATGGACTAAAACAACCAGGCTCATAACCTGTCCTAAGCTGGAGTGATATAGTGAAATCAATATAACAACCTTGTATTAGTCGGAGGGTCTTATGTAAGTAGTTTTCAAGAAAACACAGCTCAGTTTGCAAACTAAAAGAAGCAATCATTTTGGACCTTGGACTTTAACTCTTAGCAAGTATAGAATAATAGACCAAGCATATTAACTAATGGTCTGATGTGGCAGGATTTTATTGAACCGGCATTAATAAGCAAAGCCTAAAACAGGGTCAGTTCTGCTTAAAAGAATAGGAAGCCATAGGTCAATTACACAAAATCTCTACCTTTCATTCCTACTATATCATGTCTCCTATCTAATCCATTACTATTGCACTCTTCCCTCCTTGACATTACGGCATGCCCTTTTAGTCTTTCTTCCTCTTTATATATGACATATCAGTGTTAAGCAGAGACCAAAGAGAATTCAACATTAGAAGCTATAAGAGATGGAGTGGTGGAGATGTTTGTTTGTGGGAATTGTGCTTCTGATGGCTACAGGGAGTGGAGAAGCACAGTTATCACCAAACTTCTATCAGTCTTCATGCCCGAACGTGGAGTCGATAGTGAGGCAGGCAATCCAGCAGAAGCTAAGCCAGACATCCGTCACGGTGGCTGCAACCTTGAGGCTTTTCTTCCATGATTGCTTCATTGAGGTAAAATTATTAATCGTTCTCATTCAATTTCACTGGCTTGCATTGGTTGAAGCAGGAAGTTCACTTTCATGTCATGTCTATTAGCTGATAATAGCATGCAACACAtgcaaagaggaagagagagatacTGAAAGACATGATTTGAGTACAGAATGCCATCTAGTCTTGAGACTAAGATGCTCGGTTTGTGTTCTTTTTATTATAGAAGGTAGGATGGCCTAGAAGTTTGCCTGGTGGTTTGAAGGAGAAAAAACCAAGGGCAGCAGCCAACTGACGTTTTAAACTGGGGACCGTTATTAATCTACAATGACCAAATTAGCCTTCATTTTTTGACCTATTTAGAAGCTACAAGGCAGGTTTCAAATTTCTTAAATTTCTGAATCAAGATAATAGCCTTCATCTGAGTGAAACTTTCCGCTCAATCTTTGTCCAAGAGATTAGTTTGTTCAATTGTGATCAAGTAAAAGCTTGAGATCTGCAGGGTTGCGATGCATCGATCATGGTGGCCTCTCCCAAGCATGACACCGAGAGGGATGCACCTGACAATCTCTCCCTCGCCGGTGATGGATTCGACACCATCGAGAAAGCCAAGGAGGCTGTGGAAGCGCAATGCCCCGGCGTGGTCTCCTGCGCTGACATCTTGGCAATTGCTGCGAGAGATGTTGTAGTTCTTGTAGTATCCGATCCATTTCGACCGAAACCAGAACATCATATTGCACTACAATGTTGAATCCTAATGAATCCTTCTTGCCATCTTGTGCTGGAAATTATGAACTGCGGCAGTCGGGAGGACCGAGCTTTATAGTGGAGCTCGGCCGGCGTGACGGCCTCATCTCGCAGGCTGGTCGTGTCCCAGGGAAGCTCCCAGGCCCTGACTTCGACCTCAAACTCCTTGCCTGGATCTTTGGAAAGAACAACCTCACCCTGCTCGACATGATTGCACTCTCCGGTGCCCACACACTTGGCTTCTCCCACTGCAGCCGCTTTGCCAAGCGCCTCTACTCCTTTGCTCCCTCCTTACCTGTGGACCCGTCACTGAATCCCAGGTATGCCCAGCAACTGATGCATGCATGCCCGCAGAACGTCGACCCTAACATCGTCGTCGGCATGGATCCGTTCACGCCGAACACCTTCGACAacgtttatttcaaaaatttggtGAATGGCAGAGGGCTCTTCACCTCCGACGAGGTGTTGTTCACCAACCCGCTGTCCCGGCCTGTAGTGTCCAACTTTGCAGCCAACCAGGGAAACTTCTTCAAGGCCTTCGCATCGGCAATGGTCCGGCTCGGGAGGGTCGGTGTGAAGACAGGCAATGAAGGTGAGATTAGAAGAGATTGCACAGCCTTCAATGGATCATGAGCTATAGCATGATAGTATAAATGAACATTGTGACTGTCATCTGTCAGATGGCTCTTTGGGTCTAGACATGAGATGGCTGATACTAGAGAATAAGTTGCAATACAGCAATTGCTTTCCTCTTCCTCCATAGCTAAAAGATGGATAAGAGGCGATGGTGAAAGCAATTCATAAACTCTAATTTCATCCAGCAATGCAACATGAGTTACTCCACTTTCTTTACTCCAAAAGACGAGTTAATTCTTCAACTTGAAAGAAACAATAGGCCTTCGAGGAGCACTCTGTCCTGGGAATGAAAGCTGAAGTAAAGCAACAAATGATCAatgaagcaaattttaaatttttagatgcatTAGATAACAGCACCTTGATCCCTCATATAATTCATATCAAAGAGCTACATGTTACCATTTTGCTCAGTCACTGACAATGTATTTACAGTGGCTTAACAATAAAATTCAGTAAGATCCTACTATGTGCAATAGCAGGACTAATGGTATATAAATTAGCTGTGTTGACATACAGAGGTTATGAACAAGTCATATAATTTGGAATTTTAGAACCAATACTTCCATCATGCTTCCACTAGGTGAGGTAAAAATCTTCCAGATGAGATCTGGTGCGAAAAGAACAGAACTTCAGTGAAGACATCAAAATTTATTAGGGACAATATACAGGCATGGTATATTCAAAAAGCCAAATAAAAATGGTAATATTTTGAGCCAGGTTAACTTGTTGTTTCTTTTAAATCTTGCCATGTCCATTCGTCATTTGACTTCTTTTAGCTTTCACTTAGCTGATGTGATAAGGGACGTTCTAATGTCGAGTAATGCAATACAAGGATGGGAGTGTAGAGCATTGGGATTAGATGCTCAAAATCACTTCCTAAGAGCAGCTTAGGCATCAGAGTTTCTCAAATACCTGCCATGCTTCTCTAAACAGCAAAAGATCAAGGCTTACTAGAAAACACGGAatcaatattaaatattattatctcCATTCCCTGTTTTCTACCATCACCAGGTTGCATTTCTCAAGCATACCTGAACTTTAACAGTAAAGCAGCATTTGGAGATCTGACATCCTAGTGTGCTATCTTTTCGAAGCTCCTAAAGGGGAGTCTGAACAATCCTAGTGCATATATCAATGCTCATTGAAAAGAACAGATGCACAACAAAGTGTTTAAAATTTGCTCGAGTGTAAATTTTTGTTTCGTTAAGGTATCTGTCATTCACAAGTTGTTTTCCTCAAACAGAAGTAAAGGTGTGCAAAATGACCTAACTATAAAAAATGGCAGATGAAGATTGACAACAAGCTTCAAGAAGCTAACTGGATTTCAATTTCAGATTCAAAGAAAAttcaggtaaaaaaaaaaaaaggctgatAAGATTCCAAAAGGAGAGGAAAAGAAAACTCTGGTAAAAAAACAGAGTTTACTTGGATATTCATTATCTTTGCCTCTTTCAGGGCCTTATTAGTTCTCAACATGTAGATATTTCTTAATGCCTCACCATGCCATGCAAGAACCGATGTCTGAGCattcataaaagattttttttttttcttgtttttattttttatttgtttattttttccCTTTAGTGATAAATGATACCGTCTAATGGCTGACGCTTGGGATCAATACGTAATAGTAGTCTGTCGGATTATTTGGAAGGAAAGGAAGATGTATCATGCTTAAGTTTGACCACAGTATACTTGATATAGTTTGCTGAATGGGCTGTTGCCTTGGTCCCCTTcatcattcctttttttttttttttttttttttttttttttttttgaggtgatCTTATTTTTATCCTATTATTCATATTTGATTATCTCAACTGAGTAGTTCCCTGactttcaaagaaaaaaataaaataaaatgtaaTACGTGAGGCAGAACAGTTTGAGCAATTTTATAAATGTTATAACATGTTACACAAGGAATCTAATTATTTTCCCTAAAGATGAAAGAAGGACTAAAAGCTACTTTCCCTATAGGAAAGaaatcactccctggcaggtggGACTACCACTCACATAATTCCCTTTTTTCCAGGAGTGAAGCTGTGAGATTTGTTAGCTAAAATATCTCTGAGTAAATCATTCCTGTAAGTTTGGTGCTTGAGGCCTCTACTAGTCAATtagttcaaaaaaatatatccaagACCATCCATATAAATCTAGACGACAACTAAAATGCGAAGGTATTCTTCTCAACCATTCATAGGACAGTGGTAGTTATTTATCATCAGGTGATCTGATGCTTTGGGATTAATGTTATCCTTTGCAAAACATAATAAAATATCCAAACATCAGCTAAT
The DNA window shown above is from Elaeis guineensis isolate ETL-2024a chromosome 8, EG11, whole genome shotgun sequence and carries:
- the LOC105049726 gene encoding peroxidase 55-like; its protein translation is MEWWRCLFVGIVLLMATGSGEAQLSPNFYQSSCPNVESIVRQAIQQKLSQTSVTVAATLRLFFHDCFIEGCDASIMVASPKHDTERDAPDNLSLAGDGFDTIEKAKEAVEAQCPGVVSCADILAIAARDVVVLSGGPSFIVELGRRDGLISQAGRVPGKLPGPDFDLKLLAWIFGKNNLTLLDMIALSGAHTLGFSHCSRFAKRLYSFAPSLPVDPSLNPRYAQQLMHACPQNVDPNIVVGMDPFTPNTFDNVYFKNLVNGRGLFTSDEVLFTNPLSRPVVSNFAANQGNFFKAFASAMVRLGRVGVKTGNEGEIRRDCTAFNGS